In a single window of the Dinghuibacter silviterrae genome:
- a CDS encoding winged helix-turn-helix transcriptional regulator, translating into MPVNGRPQTLQGCMAAMGAVQDALYVVGGKWKLPVIVALRENGPLRFNELQRSVRGISARVLSTELKQLELNGFLERSVDTGTPVVVEYRLTPYADTLSPVLGALREWGAMHREKIRGREPAASAAPADGPPADAGIGVPAL; encoded by the coding sequence ATGCCCGTAAACGGAAGACCCCAAACCTTACAAGGATGCATGGCCGCCATGGGCGCCGTGCAAGACGCCTTATACGTCGTAGGCGGAAAATGGAAATTACCGGTGATCGTCGCCCTGAGGGAGAACGGCCCCCTTCGCTTTAACGAACTCCAAAGGTCCGTACGGGGCATCTCCGCCCGGGTCCTGTCCACCGAATTGAAACAACTGGAGCTAAACGGTTTTCTGGAGCGCTCGGTCGACACCGGTACCCCGGTGGTGGTGGAATACCGGCTGACGCCTTATGCCGACACACTCAGTCCCGTCCTGGGCGCCCTGCGCGAGTGGGGTGCGATGCACCGGGAGAAGATCCGCGGGCGCGAGCCGGCCGCGTCCGCCGCGCCGGCCGACGGCCCGCCCGCAGATGCCGGTATCGGCGTACCCGCGCTTTAG
- a CDS encoding RagB/SusD family nutrient uptake outer membrane protein has translation MKKITLYILAAFVLGACQKVGVAVTTELTPQVFPQNNQQFIEASGPPYAALRGNFSLDYWFMQTLSTDEAILPARGGNWYDPSNGYNNLHYHNWGPANGWTNSCWSWLSTVIGATNQALSILGTTEPDSLSYKKSNLAELKIVRDMAYFFQMDLYGNIPLDTTYGDFTPKVNTPRAQVFAWLEGDIKAQLPYLSTAAGTLMYGRANKYTAYALLAKMYLNAEYYTGTARYNDCVAACDSIIDAGNGVQYALQPRSTYLQMFYPTNGPTTQTEFIFAIPYDPSAIAYPGTNGFMYHARYDLDRTLGIKYGYAGGTPGSVVDPIVGQAYPGTGLIATSPSGPESTLPSFYAYFSDTNDIRNGQWLTGLQYNKDGTPLMVKTTKGGAQGYDATYTGTDAGATYYYQLNLTPDVYFRTNPASGANPALFDLGNDHIAWNMGYRNIKFLADYTNPSNRNQNNDVPVFRYADVLLEKAEAILRGATPTQGQTALSLVNAVRAARTTSAAWGSLTLDSVYNERCREMTWETWHRNDMIRFGKYEGAWGFKTDADPNHRIYPIPNTALLLDPALTQNPGY, from the coding sequence ATGAAAAAGATCACGCTCTATATACTCGCCGCCTTTGTGCTCGGCGCCTGTCAGAAAGTGGGGGTCGCCGTCACGACCGAGCTGACACCCCAGGTCTTTCCGCAAAACAACCAGCAATTTATCGAAGCCTCGGGACCGCCTTATGCGGCGCTCAGGGGTAACTTTTCCCTGGATTATTGGTTTATGCAAACCCTGAGTACCGACGAGGCCATCCTTCCGGCACGGGGTGGGAACTGGTATGATCCTTCCAACGGGTACAACAACCTCCACTACCACAACTGGGGCCCCGCCAACGGCTGGACCAACTCCTGCTGGTCCTGGCTTTCCACGGTGATCGGGGCGACCAACCAGGCGCTCTCCATTTTAGGTACCACCGAGCCGGACAGCCTTTCCTACAAGAAGTCCAACCTGGCGGAACTGAAGATCGTCCGGGACATGGCCTATTTCTTCCAAATGGACCTTTACGGCAACATCCCCCTGGACACGACGTATGGTGACTTTACGCCGAAGGTGAATACCCCCCGGGCGCAGGTGTTCGCGTGGCTCGAAGGAGACATCAAGGCGCAACTGCCTTACCTCAGCACCGCCGCGGGTACCCTGATGTATGGCCGGGCCAACAAGTACACGGCGTATGCCCTCCTGGCCAAGATGTACCTGAACGCCGAATACTATACGGGTACCGCCCGCTATAACGACTGCGTGGCGGCCTGCGACAGCATCATCGACGCGGGTAACGGTGTCCAGTATGCGCTCCAGCCCCGGAGCACCTATCTCCAGATGTTTTATCCCACAAACGGGCCCACCACGCAAACGGAGTTTATTTTTGCCATCCCCTACGACCCGAGTGCCATCGCGTATCCCGGTACCAACGGTTTTATGTACCATGCGCGGTACGACCTCGACCGCACCCTGGGGATCAAATACGGCTACGCCGGGGGCACCCCGGGTTCCGTCGTTGACCCCATCGTCGGCCAGGCCTATCCCGGTACCGGTTTGATCGCTACCTCTCCCAGCGGACCTGAAAGCACCCTCCCAAGTTTTTATGCTTACTTCTCTGATACCAACGACATACGCAACGGCCAATGGCTGACCGGTCTCCAGTACAACAAAGACGGTACGCCCCTGATGGTCAAAACGACAAAGGGCGGCGCCCAGGGCTATGACGCGACCTATACGGGTACGGACGCCGGCGCGACGTACTACTACCAACTGAACCTTACCCCGGACGTGTATTTCCGCACCAACCCGGCCAGCGGCGCCAACCCCGCGCTGTTCGACCTTGGCAACGACCACATCGCCTGGAACATGGGTTACCGGAACATCAAGTTCCTGGCGGACTACACCAACCCGTCCAACCGCAACCAGAACAACGACGTCCCGGTATTCCGGTATGCGGATGTCCTTTTGGAAAAAGCCGAGGCCATCCTCCGCGGGGCCACGCCCACCCAGGGCCAGACGGCGCTTTCCCTGGTCAACGCGGTCAGGGCGGCGCGGACCACTTCTGCCGCCTGGGGTTCCCTTACCCTGGACTCTGTCTACAACGAACGTTGCCGGGAGATGACCTGGGAAACCTGGCACCGCAACGACATGATCCGATTCGGGAAGTATGAAGGCGCCTGGGGATTCAAAACGGACGCGGATCCCAATCACAGGATTTACCCGATTCCGAATACGGCACTCTTGCTTGACCCGGCACTGACGCAAAATCCGGGGTACTAA
- a CDS encoding Ca2+-dependent phosphoinositide-specific phospholipase C → MKLFLGLAFSCALLWAAPDTGLDDLTINQVQVIGSHNSYKQAIAPALFRLIMAKDSVHAPAIEYSHVPLSEQLDLGLRNLEIDVYADEKGGKYAHPKGLNWAKPQDPYDTGGVMNQPGFKVFHIQDIDFRSSQLTFSGCLRELKAWSDKHPNHYPIYITMNAKDEAFKLSPENLPEKFTSAVFDRLDKEILDYLGRENLITPDDVRGDYPTLEKAVLAGHWPTMRAARGKFMFVLDEHGEKRQAYIAGHPSLKGRVFFADAPVGTPEAAFLIMNDAKKDSALIRSLVQKGYMIRTRADADTKEARANDRSSFEAACASGAQVITTDYYYKSTFFPSDYKISFENGTYIRRDTVFPDKLVTYVDPFIGAAGLGHIFIGPSCPFGMVKPGPDNSMHSNSGYSVDPRMPVYGFSQTHVSGTGGGAKYGNITIMPFGGDFDSVHQTSLRDQETAALGYYGVRLTKWNIKTELTASRRVAFYRFVFGQKGRKGIKIDPGEYLGETPDPDGRENQQFVGCETQWVSPTEIRGYSRIRGGWNNGAAYTVYFSAVFNRPAAQRATFRDGKLQPGLQQFDAGDKNGAIAFFDGGDTILVKFGISYISALKARENIDEETPRWSFEEILHQTQDKWEALLSKIAIDGTSDQKVMFYTGLYHTMLQPVDRTGENPLWQSPLPYYDDFYAIWDTFRSSNPLITLITPSREIDIVNALLNIYHRAGYMPDARSGNDNGRTQGGSNAEVLIADAYVKGLQGIDYEEGFRAMLKDANVPPGGNEEKEGRGGLTDYNTLGYVSNRFVRSGNRTVEYAYDDYCIAEVARGLGHTDAYERFLHQSDNWQNLWRPYTDHGSTGFILPRDPSGRWVDSIGCDVLNPRAPSIAYTPLTRDYPNCVCWWCGFMYEGSSWEYSLYAPHDVASLIRKTGGAEAFQQRLDTFFGNHYFNVTNEPSFLTPVLYHWIGRPDLSSKLVRDIIHRSYGTSMAGLPGNDDSGAMSSWLDFHMMGLYPNAGQSYYLITSPFFASTVVHLEDGKTFRIVANHLSDKNIYIQSARLNGVPFGQSWIEHADIVKGGVLELEMGEAPAGWGGGAPPSKS, encoded by the coding sequence ATGAAACTTTTTCTCGGCTTAGCATTTTCCTGCGCCCTCCTGTGGGCCGCGCCGGATACCGGTCTGGACGACCTTACCATCAACCAGGTCCAGGTGATCGGTTCCCACAACAGTTACAAACAAGCCATCGCCCCTGCCTTGTTCCGGCTGATCATGGCCAAAGACTCGGTGCACGCGCCGGCGATCGAGTATAGCCACGTACCCTTGTCCGAACAGCTGGACCTGGGTCTGAGGAACCTGGAGATCGACGTGTACGCGGACGAAAAAGGGGGGAAATATGCGCACCCCAAAGGACTCAACTGGGCGAAGCCCCAGGATCCTTATGATACCGGGGGCGTGATGAACCAACCGGGCTTCAAGGTCTTTCACATACAGGACATCGACTTCCGGAGCAGCCAGCTCACCTTTTCGGGTTGCCTGCGGGAGCTCAAGGCCTGGTCCGACAAACACCCCAACCACTATCCCATCTACATAACGATGAACGCCAAGGATGAGGCGTTCAAGCTGTCCCCCGAAAACCTCCCGGAAAAGTTCACCTCCGCGGTCTTCGACCGGTTGGACAAGGAGATCCTGGACTACCTGGGCAGGGAAAACCTCATCACGCCGGACGACGTCAGGGGCGACTACCCCACCCTCGAAAAAGCAGTCCTGGCGGGTCATTGGCCCACGATGCGCGCGGCGCGCGGGAAGTTTATGTTTGTCCTGGACGAGCACGGGGAAAAACGGCAGGCGTACATCGCCGGACACCCCTCTTTGAAAGGGAGGGTGTTCTTCGCGGACGCCCCGGTGGGGACTCCAGAGGCAGCCTTCCTGATCATGAACGATGCCAAAAAAGACAGCGCGTTGATACGCTCGCTGGTTCAGAAAGGGTACATGATCCGGACCCGGGCCGACGCGGATACGAAGGAGGCACGTGCGAACGACCGCAGCAGCTTTGAGGCCGCCTGCGCCTCCGGGGCCCAGGTGATCACCACGGATTATTATTATAAGAGCACCTTTTTCCCATCCGACTATAAGATCAGCTTCGAGAACGGGACCTATATACGCCGGGACACCGTTTTCCCGGACAAATTAGTCACCTATGTCGATCCGTTTATCGGGGCCGCGGGCCTGGGGCACATCTTTATCGGCCCCTCCTGTCCCTTTGGGATGGTCAAACCCGGACCGGACAACAGCATGCATTCCAACAGCGGGTACTCGGTGGATCCCCGGATGCCGGTCTATGGCTTTAGCCAGACCCATGTCAGTGGAACGGGCGGGGGTGCCAAATACGGGAACATCACCATCATGCCCTTTGGCGGGGACTTTGACTCGGTCCACCAAACGTCGCTCCGCGACCAGGAGACAGCGGCGCTGGGTTATTACGGTGTGCGCCTGACCAAGTGGAACATCAAGACCGAGCTCACCGCGTCCCGCCGTGTCGCCTTTTACCGCTTTGTGTTTGGTCAAAAGGGGCGCAAGGGCATCAAGATCGACCCGGGGGAATACCTGGGCGAAACCCCCGATCCCGACGGGCGCGAGAACCAGCAGTTTGTCGGCTGCGAGACCCAGTGGGTATCTCCCACGGAAATCCGCGGGTACAGCCGTATCCGGGGCGGGTGGAATAACGGTGCCGCCTATACGGTGTATTTCTCTGCGGTCTTTAACCGGCCCGCAGCGCAGAGGGCTACGTTCAGGGACGGGAAGCTGCAGCCCGGGCTTCAGCAATTTGACGCCGGCGACAAAAACGGAGCCATCGCCTTTTTCGACGGCGGGGACACGATCCTTGTCAAATTCGGTATCTCTTATATCAGCGCCCTCAAAGCGCGCGAGAACATCGACGAGGAAACACCCCGGTGGAGTTTCGAGGAAATCCTCCACCAGACCCAGGACAAGTGGGAGGCGTTGTTGAGCAAGATCGCCATTGATGGCACATCCGATCAAAAGGTGATGTTCTATACCGGTCTTTACCATACGATGCTTCAACCCGTGGACCGGACGGGGGAAAACCCGCTGTGGCAGTCTCCCCTGCCCTACTATGACGACTTCTATGCCATCTGGGATACCTTCCGTTCTTCCAACCCGCTGATTACTTTGATCACCCCATCGCGGGAAATAGACATCGTCAATGCCTTGCTGAACATTTACCACCGGGCCGGCTATATGCCCGATGCCCGGAGTGGCAACGACAACGGGCGTACCCAGGGGGGCTCGAATGCCGAGGTCCTGATCGCTGATGCGTACGTCAAAGGATTACAGGGGATCGATTATGAAGAAGGCTTCCGGGCAATGCTCAAGGACGCCAATGTACCGCCCGGGGGAAATGAGGAAAAAGAAGGCCGGGGCGGGCTGACCGACTACAACACGCTCGGCTATGTCTCCAACCGTTTTGTCCGCTCCGGGAACCGTACCGTGGAATACGCGTATGACGATTACTGTATCGCCGAGGTCGCCCGCGGACTCGGTCATACTGACGCCTATGAACGGTTTCTTCACCAGTCCGACAACTGGCAAAACCTGTGGCGGCCCTACACCGACCACGGGTCCACCGGCTTTATCCTACCGCGGGATCCTTCCGGCCGCTGGGTGGACTCGATCGGATGCGATGTACTCAATCCGCGTGCCCCCTCTATTGCTTATACGCCCCTTACCCGGGACTACCCCAACTGCGTGTGCTGGTGGTGCGGCTTTATGTATGAGGGCAGCTCCTGGGAATACTCCCTGTACGCGCCGCACGATGTCGCCTCCCTTATCCGCAAGACCGGGGGGGCCGAGGCATTCCAGCAGCGTCTGGATACTTTTTTCGGGAATCATTATTTCAATGTCACCAACGAGCCCTCTTTCCTGACGCCCGTTTTGTACCACTGGATCGGCCGGCCGGATCTCAGCTCCAAACTCGTCCGCGACATCATCCACCGGTCCTACGGCACGTCCATGGCGGGGCTGCCCGGGAACGACGACTCGGGGGCGATGTCGTCCTGGCTGGACTTTCACATGATGGGGCTGTATCCGAATGCGGGGCAGTCTTATTACCTGATTACGTCGCCGTTTTTTGCATCAACCGTCGTACACCTGGAGGACGGGAAAACCTTCCGGATCGTGGCGAACCATCTTTCCGATAAGAACATCTATATACAATCGGCCCGGCTCAACGGGGTGCCGTTTGGGCAGTCGTGGATCGAGCATGCCGACATAGTCAAGGGCGGGGTGCTGGAATTAGAAATGGGCGAGGCACCGGCAGGTTGGGGGGGCGGGGCGCCGCCGTCGAAGAGCTAA
- a CDS encoding BlaI/MecI/CopY family transcriptional regulator, whose protein sequence is MGKQLKPTESELEILQVLWEKQKATVREVHETLAQTKDVGYTTTLKLMQIMYDKGLVKRDESSKTHVYEPLASREKTQKQLVSRMVDTLFQGSPAQLVMQALGQHKTSAGELEEIQRLLDNLKNQ, encoded by the coding sequence ATGGGTAAACAATTAAAGCCAACCGAAAGTGAACTGGAGATTCTCCAGGTATTGTGGGAAAAACAAAAGGCAACCGTGCGGGAGGTGCATGAAACCCTTGCCCAGACAAAGGATGTTGGGTATACCACGACGCTCAAACTGATGCAGATCATGTATGACAAGGGGCTGGTGAAACGGGACGAGAGCAGCAAGACCCATGTCTACGAACCCCTGGCCAGCCGGGAAAAGACCCAGAAACAACTGGTCAGCCGGATGGTCGATACGCTTTTCCAGGGTTCCCCGGCCCAGCTGGTGATGCAGGCCCTGGGGCAACACAAGACGTCCGCGGGCGAACTGGAAGAGATCCAACGTTTATTGGACAACCTCAAAAATCAGTAA
- a CDS encoding sterol desaturase family protein, with the protein MHHAPSILVHAIPGFILLIVAEVIYAVRTQRELYEVKDASTSIALGLGNLAVGLVSKSLILAVFLLIYRYRLWTIPYGAWWAWVLCFFADDFSYYWFHRTSHEVRWFWASHVVHHSSERYNLAAALRQTWTGDITGAFIFWTWMPLVGFEPGMILAMQSFSLLYQFWIHTEVVGKMPRWYEAVFNTPSHHRVHHGSDIDYLDKNHAGTLIVWDRLFGTFEAEVRRPTYGLTQNVHTFNPVRVAFHEWVRMARDLGRARTWRQAWLFVFGAPGWSPDGRTKTTKAMRRERTATGITQLRHEPARDPRLGA; encoded by the coding sequence ATGCATCATGCTCCGTCCATCCTGGTCCATGCGATCCCCGGCTTTATCCTCCTGATCGTCGCCGAAGTCATCTACGCGGTACGGACACAACGGGAGCTCTACGAGGTGAAAGATGCGTCGACGAGCATCGCCCTGGGGCTGGGGAACCTGGCGGTAGGGCTGGTAAGTAAGTCGCTTATCCTGGCGGTCTTCCTGCTGATCTACCGGTACCGGTTATGGACCATCCCTTATGGCGCCTGGTGGGCGTGGGTCCTGTGTTTTTTTGCGGACGACTTCAGCTACTACTGGTTCCACCGGACCTCTCACGAAGTCCGGTGGTTCTGGGCGTCGCACGTGGTCCATCATTCCTCGGAGCGGTATAACCTCGCGGCGGCCCTCCGGCAGACCTGGACGGGGGACATCACGGGGGCTTTTATTTTCTGGACGTGGATGCCCCTGGTGGGTTTTGAACCTGGGATGATCCTGGCGATGCAATCCTTTAGCCTTTTGTACCAGTTTTGGATCCATACCGAGGTGGTCGGGAAGATGCCGCGGTGGTACGAGGCCGTTTTCAATACGCCGTCCCACCACCGGGTCCACCACGGTTCGGACATCGACTACCTGGATAAGAACCACGCGGGGACGCTGATCGTCTGGGACCGGCTTTTCGGGACCTTCGAGGCGGAGGTCCGGCGGCCCACCTATGGGCTGACCCAAAACGTCCATACGTTTAACCCGGTCAGGGTGGCGTTTCACGAATGGGTGCGCATGGCGCGTGACCTGGGGCGGGCGCGTACCTGGCGGCAGGCGTGGCTGTTTGTCTTTGGGGCGCCGGGGTGGAGCCCCGACGGGAGGACAAAGACGACGAAGGCGATGCGGCGGGAGCGAACGGCCACCGGGATCACGCAACTGCGGCACGAGCCGGCGCGGGACCCGCGCCTGGGCGCCTAG
- a CDS encoding FMN-dependent NADH-azoreductase produces MKKILHVISSPRSGESVSLKLGNAIIDKLLTAYPGSTVTTKDLRHLPHVNEKHIAAFFTPADAWTPENEEAIRYSNEAIQAIWDADILVIGAPMYNFSIPSSLKAWLDQIVRVGVTFKPGATGIEGLITGKKVYLAVASGWVYSEGPMKEYDFVVPYLQRILSTIGMNDITVIRAEGVNRPETKVGAFERAVDSIVL; encoded by the coding sequence ATGAAAAAGATCCTGCACGTTATTTCGAGTCCCCGCAGCGGGGAGAGCGTTAGCCTCAAGCTGGGCAATGCGATTATCGACAAGTTGCTGACGGCCTACCCAGGCAGCACGGTAACCACCAAAGACCTTAGACACTTACCGCATGTGAATGAGAAGCACATCGCCGCGTTTTTTACGCCGGCTGACGCGTGGACCCCGGAAAATGAAGAAGCGATCCGGTATTCAAACGAGGCAATCCAGGCCATTTGGGACGCGGACATCCTGGTGATCGGGGCGCCGATGTACAACTTCAGCATCCCCTCCAGTCTGAAGGCCTGGCTGGATCAGATTGTACGGGTCGGGGTCACGTTCAAACCCGGGGCAACCGGAATCGAAGGGCTCATCACCGGAAAGAAGGTGTACCTGGCGGTTGCTTCCGGCTGGGTGTATTCCGAAGGGCCGATGAAGGAGTACGACTTCGTGGTGCCTTACCTGCAGCGGATACTCAGTACGATCGGGATGAACGACATCACCGTCATCCGGGCGGAAGGGGTAAACCGTCCGGAAACGAAGGTGGGCGCGTTCGAGAGGGCCGTAGACAGCATTGTCCTCTAG
- a CDS encoding SusC/RagA family TonB-linked outer membrane protein has product MKLTVFLLTVACLQVHASGLAQRVTLSVKGRPLESVFQDIKNQTGYVFWYNMDVLRYARNVTLKANNEDLTQVLAELFKDQPLSYEIIDRTIAVKLKDSSVTMAEPPPGITVSGRVTDEKGNPLAGVSIQVRAHGATRGAQGGDAAQATQAASGAAQDAGGPARGAQTDANGRFSLENIRENAVLIFSYVGYQEQEVHVNGRTTIDITLRPVPQAIGDLVVVGYGKASRQNLTSAISTLKPDDLNQGAITDVGQLLQGRAPGLNITASGDPNVPAAVILRGASTINSPGGPFYVIDGVPGADISTVAPDDIASVDILKDAAATAIYGNRASNGVIMITTKRGRKGQTQVSYNGYVGLEEVSRSLKVMNASQLRAFVKKNGLGFSAADDQGANTDWQKAIERPSAVSTNHNLSFSGGGDHGSYSASLNYAQKEGIIRNTDLTRIIGRLNIDQYAFNDRVKFSLGVVNSNSNGDEVPYLGVILLQAAKYLPVSPVKNPDGSYFEDLTTGNQNPVAMMNNSTMNDKNNNLIGSLNTDVKLPWGLSYDINLSYQSYSNLHGEYYDSYFTSHYNDMYNNPNPGPASRTQQSFGPNGQAYRSSYTSTAKVMEMYFTWDRHFGAHALNAVLGYSWQDNINNDGFQVTSFNYPVDNIGYNNFALSAPYASPTYPHISLGPDGLYQETKLIADFARVNYSFQDKYLLQGSIRRDGSSVFGANHQFGYFPSVGLGWRLTKEKWFHIPVLDDLKLRGSYGVTGNAFGFNAYTAQFFSGSLGTYYYNGNQVNAYGPTQAANPYLQWEQTATGEVGLDAAAFKGRIAASVDLYNKKTTEMIFPYSVNPVLVPSGSIVANGGGMSNKGIEVTLTAGVIRKTDFTWTTALNLTHNVNKITSLNNPLFPGVDSIPEAQPSGGGESGVFIQVLKAGKALGTYYSLQYAGKNASGVTQFYDHNGNPTVSPVAGTDYHYLGNAQPKLLLGWTNTFRYKRWDLRVFMRGVFGDKLFDATRADLFRPATAGTANILVDAGNESSADGNVFRYSSRFVENGAYLRLDNATLDYNVKGIDPYVKSIRLYVTVNNLFVLTGYKGIDPEINQGGIAPGVDYNDFYPKTRTFLFGANVNF; this is encoded by the coding sequence ATGAAATTGACCGTCTTCCTGCTAACGGTAGCGTGTTTGCAGGTCCACGCATCGGGTCTGGCCCAAAGGGTCACCCTGTCGGTGAAAGGACGTCCCCTGGAGTCCGTCTTCCAGGATATAAAAAATCAGACAGGGTATGTATTCTGGTATAACATGGACGTACTCAGGTACGCCCGGAATGTGACCCTCAAAGCCAACAATGAAGACCTGACGCAGGTGTTGGCGGAGCTTTTTAAAGACCAGCCCCTGTCTTACGAGATCATCGACCGGACGATCGCCGTCAAATTAAAAGATTCGTCGGTAACCATGGCGGAGCCGCCTCCCGGGATCACGGTCAGCGGTCGCGTGACCGATGAGAAGGGGAACCCGCTCGCGGGGGTGTCCATACAGGTGCGGGCGCATGGCGCGACCCGCGGTGCGCAGGGCGGCGACGCGGCGCAAGCCACGCAGGCGGCGAGCGGCGCAGCCCAGGACGCCGGCGGCCCGGCGCGGGGCGCGCAAACCGACGCCAACGGGCGTTTTAGCCTCGAAAACATTCGCGAAAACGCGGTGCTGATTTTCTCTTACGTAGGCTACCAGGAGCAAGAGGTGCACGTAAACGGTAGGACTACGATCGATATTACCCTCCGCCCGGTGCCCCAGGCGATTGGCGACCTGGTGGTGGTCGGTTATGGGAAAGCGAGCCGGCAAAACCTGACGAGCGCCATTTCTACGCTGAAACCGGACGACCTGAACCAGGGGGCGATCACGGACGTGGGGCAGTTGCTCCAGGGCCGTGCGCCGGGGTTGAACATCACGGCGAGCGGGGACCCGAACGTCCCGGCGGCGGTGATCCTGAGGGGCGCGTCGACGATCAACAGTCCCGGGGGTCCTTTTTATGTGATCGACGGGGTACCGGGGGCGGACATCTCGACGGTGGCGCCGGACGACATTGCTTCGGTGGACATCCTGAAGGACGCGGCGGCCACGGCCATTTATGGGAACAGGGCGTCAAATGGCGTGATCATGATCACGACAAAAAGGGGGAGGAAAGGACAGACGCAGGTCAGCTATAACGGGTACGTGGGCTTGGAAGAAGTCTCCCGGAGCCTCAAGGTGATGAATGCGTCTCAGTTGAGGGCCTTTGTGAAAAAGAACGGTCTGGGTTTTTCGGCTGCGGACGACCAGGGAGCCAATACGGACTGGCAAAAGGCGATCGAACGGCCTTCGGCGGTGTCGACCAACCACAACCTCTCGTTCTCCGGAGGGGGTGACCATGGGTCGTACAGTGCGAGCCTGAACTATGCCCAAAAAGAAGGGATCATCCGGAACACGGACCTGACGCGCATCATCGGCCGTCTGAACATAGACCAGTATGCCTTTAACGACCGGGTGAAGTTCAGCTTAGGCGTCGTGAACTCGAACAGCAACGGGGACGAGGTGCCTTACCTTGGGGTGATCCTTCTCCAGGCGGCCAAGTACCTGCCGGTCTCGCCGGTGAAAAACCCGGACGGGTCCTACTTCGAGGACCTGACGACGGGGAACCAGAACCCGGTGGCGATGATGAACAACAGCACGATGAACGATAAGAACAACAACCTCATCGGGAGCCTCAACACGGATGTCAAACTGCCCTGGGGGTTGTCTTATGACATCAACCTTTCCTACCAAAGCTATTCCAACCTGCACGGCGAATATTACGACTCGTATTTTACGAGCCACTACAACGACATGTACAACAACCCCAACCCGGGTCCGGCCAGCCGTACGCAACAAAGCTTCGGCCCTAACGGCCAGGCGTACCGCAGCTCTTATACGAGCACGGCCAAGGTCATGGAGATGTACTTTACCTGGGACAGGCACTTCGGCGCCCACGCGCTGAACGCGGTGCTGGGGTATTCGTGGCAGGACAACATCAACAACGACGGGTTCCAGGTGACCTCCTTCAACTACCCGGTGGACAATATCGGCTACAACAACTTTGCGCTGAGCGCGCCTTATGCGTCGCCGACCTATCCGCACATCAGCCTGGGCCCCGACGGTCTTTACCAGGAAACGAAACTGATCGCGGACTTTGCCCGGGTGAACTACAGCTTCCAGGACAAATACCTGCTCCAGGGTTCCATCCGCAGGGACGGCAGCTCGGTCTTCGGGGCCAACCACCAATTCGGGTATTTTCCCTCCGTAGGCTTGGGCTGGCGGCTGACCAAGGAAAAGTGGTTCCACATACCGGTGCTGGACGACCTGAAGCTGAGGGGCAGCTATGGCGTAACGGGGAACGCTTTTGGGTTTAATGCCTATACGGCCCAGTTCTTTTCGGGCAGCCTGGGGACGTACTATTACAACGGCAACCAGGTTAATGCCTACGGCCCCACGCAGGCGGCCAACCCGTACCTCCAGTGGGAGCAGACGGCGACCGGCGAAGTAGGCCTGGACGCCGCGGCCTTCAAGGGACGGATCGCGGCTTCGGTAGACCTGTATAACAAAAAGACGACCGAAATGATTTTCCCTTATTCCGTCAACCCGGTCCTGGTGCCCAGCGGGAGCATCGTGGCCAACGGGGGCGGCATGAGCAACAAGGGGATCGAAGTGACCCTGACCGCGGGCGTGATCCGCAAAACGGACTTTACCTGGACCACCGCCCTGAACCTGACCCATAACGTTAATAAGATCACCAGCCTCAACAACCCGCTCTTCCCGGGCGTGGACTCCATACCCGAAGCACAGCCTTCCGGGGGCGGGGAGTCCGGGGTGTTTATCCAGGTGTTGAAGGCCGGAAAGGCCCTGGGTACTTACTATTCTTTGCAATACGCGGGCAAAAACGCCAGCGGCGTCACGCAGTTCTACGACCACAACGGCAATCCTACGGTGTCGCCTGTCGCGGGAACGGACTACCACTACTTAGGCAATGCCCAACCGAAGCTGCTGTTGGGTTGGACCAATACCTTCCGCTACAAACGCTGGGACCTGCGCGTCTTTATGCGGGGTGTATTCGGAGACAAACTGTTTGACGCCACCAGGGCCGATCTTTTCCGTCCGGCCACGGCGGGCACGGCCAACATCCTCGTGGATGCCGGTAACGAGTCCTCCGCAGATGGAAACGTCTTCCGTTATTCTTCCCGTTTTGTGGAGAACGGGGCTTACCTGAGACTGGACAATGCGACCCTCGACTATAACGTGAAGGGTATAGATCCTTATGTAAAGTCCATCCGGTTGTACGTCACGGTGAACAACCTTTTTGTCCTCACGGGATATAAGGGGATCGACCCTGAGATAAACCAGGGCGGTATCGCACCGGGTGTCGACTACAATGATTTTTATCCAAAGACCCGCACGTTCCTGTTTGGTGCCAACGTAAACTTTTAA